The DNA window aaacaaagaaagaaagaaagaaagaagagagacaGATTGGTCTCGTCTTCCCTCCGCATCTGCGCTCTGGAATTTGCTAATATTCTGCACTCTCGCCGTAAAAAACGCCGTTTCGTAACCGTTAACGCCTGGCTGCCATTAAAAGCAGTTCTTCTGGCAGGAGTGCGTGGTTATTGTCGGTCCGCGCCGGCTGGGCGGACGTCTCGCGCTCAGCCGTCCCCGGGGGACGCGTTTCGAAAGCGCTCCCTCGGCTCGAGCTGATTATAATGACACCATAATAAGAAGACCCAACCTGAGATGGCCAGCAGCATTTTCCTCCGCGCCCCGAACGTGGTGATGCCCAGCTCCTTCAGGTCGTGGTCCGTCAGCGTCAGGAACGTCTGCAGATCGATCTGTGGGATTGACATTAGCTGCACTCAGCAAGGTCTGAAGTCTAATCAACCTGACTAGAAGTGCAATTcaattaaagtgaaatgatacactgtgcacacagtgaaatgtgtcctccgcatttaaccgtcacccttggtgagcagtgggcggccatgacaggcgcccggggagcagtgtgtgaggacggtgcctcagtggcacctcagtggcaccttggcgggtcgggattcgaaccggcaaccttctgattacggggccgcgcccttaaccgccaggccaccgccgcccccaTGAGTGATGCTGGAATAGAAAGCGTAGAAAGGACGGAAGGACCTCCTGCTGCTGGAAGACGTCGGTGTACTTCCCCAGGCCCAGCGTGCTGAACAGCTCCGGCAGGTCCGAGCCTTTGAACGAGCCGTTCAGGCTGCAGCCGTTGCTGCCCGTCACCGACGAGATGCAGTCCATGTAGTTGCTGCTGCTCAGGTAGTGCTCCACTGTCGAACACAGACGTCACCGCATTACTAACGTACGAGGCGGGACGGAGTACATTACTGAGTACGAGGCGGGACGGAGACGGAGGAGAGTTAACGTGTTCACACCACATTCTGTTACaggttacagccttattccaaaatggattagaTTCATTCTACACACGACACCCCATAACGTCGACGTAAAGAAAAGTTTACttcaggttttggcaaatttataaaaaaaaataaataataatcacatctacataagtatttacagcctttgctaTGAAGCTCAAAagtgagctcaggtgcctcctgttccCCCTGATCATCCtcgagatgtttctgcagcttaattggagtccacctgtggaggaattgtctgtagacatcTGAGACGCagttgtctcaaggcacaaatctggggctttgaaggtcccactgagcacagtggcctccatcagcCGTAAGTGAAAGAAGTtgaaaaccaccaggactcttcctggagctggccggccacctacaCTGAGcgttagtcagggaggtgacccaCAACCTGAtgatcactctgtcagagctccagaggtcctctgtggacagaggagaaccttttagaaggacaaccatctctgcagcaatccactaaTTTGGCCTGTGTGGTACGGTCTTGAACTTGCACACAGCCAATATATCAAATGAGCATctccagacttgaatccgattgaacgtCTCTGGACAGATCTTAAAATGGCCGTACACCAACGCTTCCCGTCCAATccgatggagcttgagaggatCGGTGTCggtggaataaggctgtaagaTGCGGATGGGAACACTTTCCAGACGCACGTTCACCTCTCTGAACGAAACGTAGTTGGGCTCGGCGCTCACCCGTTTTGTTCTGCTTCCTCTTCGGACTGATGGGCGATGGGAATTCGCTGTGGGCCGGGAGCCCGCTCCCGTTCCCAGTCCCGTTCCGTTCCCTCCAGTTGTCCGAGTCGCTGCCGCCTCCGATGCCCTCCCGGCTGTTCGAGCGGGACAGGGACAGGGGCGACCCCTGACGCCACGCGGGACACACAGCACCACATTACACCACATTACAACACAGAATGCTATAAAATCTGAATACGATGCCGTTGTTTCGTGTCAATCCTTCTGGACCCTTGCAGGCGTCCAAGACCGTACCAGACGCCCGGCTAACTGCTGTCAGCACCCCGGCAGGACGTGACCTACCTCATAAGTAGTGGACATGGTGGGTTTGTAGGACACGTGGTTGGCCCTGCGCAGCTCCTTGATGGTCTCGGCAGGCATGGACTTGGAGAAGCCCAGGCCACTCCAGGTGTTGGTGGGCGTGCGAACCTCGGTCACGACCGGCTTCTTCAGCATggctgacaaaaaaaaccccatttAATTCACTTTTAACCTACAATCTGGAATTTTGATGGCATCTAAACTCTGGCGGCCCCTGGTGGCCTCGCCCCGTCACAGTCCTGGAGAAATCCTGGAATTTGTTTCTATTTAAACCGTCACAAACAACCACGTCTGATTTCTGCCAAACACATGCGTTCGAAGAAAACCAGTTCAACCACGACGAttccaaggttattatagttaacgaaaacgaacaataaaactaaaactagaattgaaaaagcattttcgttaactgaaataaagagttaaaaaaaaagaaaactaactgaaactgttttgtgtgtatacaaaacgaacttaaacgaactaatattatagcagaaacgtccttcgttttcgtctttgtaataagccttttgggttgaattaaaatctatttacttcacgctgccagttttaagccaggtttttgaccattatggtaacacgtggtctgtgacgtcacgtgtccatagtctgtccgtgacgccgccagctagcgtgatggctgcagcgaaagtcggaagaaagtggaagaaagtcctatttgggatttctttgattatgacagtggcaaaataaaagtaagtgccttgttgtagaagcaggtgatacaatatgtggaatacttctcaaggggaaaaaccccacgaatctgaaagtccatttgaaaagctcacacaaaaaggcgaaccaagagtacctgaacaagctagcctctcgcccgccctccccagaaggagaagcggtagccaggccaggtaacatgggaaaggaacgtgatactacagcatccataatggaccaagtagctgctggctagtaaatacgcaggaacaccacaaatgagaagaagcattggtaaatatgtttattaagactggaatgtctacacgactgtgtgactcgattaccttcaaaaagttcaccacttcactcgaaccaaaattcaaaactcccggagctgcaagagtcaataaccttatcggagctaagatggataaggctattctggtgattttgattcatgcacctgacaaatatcctaatttacaaataaaaactaaaactaacactgtaactaataaaaactaaactaaaactaagcaatttcaaaatatcaaaactaataaaaactagtaaatctgcctctaaaaactaattaaaactaactgaatttgaaaaaaaaaatctaaacgaaataaaaactataactaatgaaaaatccaaaactattataactgtggaCGATTCCTGTATCGTATCTGAACTGACTGGTAATGTCCTCGAGTCTgcataaatattacaaatacgAGTTGCCGGATTTGGACTTATTCTGGATTACTGTGAACCTACACTTTAAAAGCCGCAACAAGGGCTCGCATATTGCAGACCCCGCTGTTTACAGCACTTCAGAAATAAAGCCATAATGACACACTGAGCCGAGCCAGACGGGATCTCTGAGGAGCCGGAGCATCGCCGCGGCAAAACAGACTAAACATATCGCCTTTCCCAGCTCGCTTTCCGGAAACAGGGAAGAGGATTTCGGCTTCTAGGGCAGGACAATGTTTCACATACCTTTGGTTGCCAGCAGCTTCTTTTGCTCGTAGTCGAAAGCCTAGGGAAGACAGACATGGGATGTTTATGTAGAAGCTTGGACAGATTTAAGAAGCGATGTCCTAGATCCCTCCTGTCGGCCGCGACGGCAAGTTCGAACTTTGCCTCGTTCCGTCAGGCCAGTTTAACATCCAACCGCGAAGACATCCGTATGGAACACTTGGAAAAGGAGAATAAGAGACATGGAGGGGGAAGgactatatataaaaacaaaaatgttgaaatgagaGCTAAAATTGACGTTTTGTCCAGTTTAAGGGGAACGGGTTGACTCCTTGGCCATGTTGGACCCATAAATGAGCCTAGTACTCCGTTCAGAGAACAGCAGCTCACACGATCggatttggaatttgtccccttatgacgtcataaggggaaaggtgcTTTTtccggccagagaatttcccgcccctcccctggAACATTATCTCCAGCGACCAGAGAAAACGGCGACACGACTTCcggtctgtgccaaacattgtggttggtggatggtgctgatgaaagtgaagtgaaagtgacagaacacggtgacacaacaaaatgtgtcctctgcttttaacccatcagcgagcagtgggcagccatgacaggcgcccggggagcagtgtgttcggtggcaccatggcgggtcgggattcgaaccggcaaccttctgattacggggccgcttccttacccgctaggccacctctgccccagtaAGAGGTCTGTTTCTGCCCTCCCAGCACCTTGTCAAGCAGCAAATTTAATTCTAATGTACTAgagacacacctcatttaggCTTAACATTACATTTCTAATATAACACTTAAGTGTTAACATTTTCACATATTAAGATTTTGGAAAAATACGgtgttttacttgttttaagaaATATGTCTTTGGTATAGTTCTTTCTTTATACCATGTCAGTCCTGAAGGACACTTCTCCTCAGTACCTGCATgttggagaagggcgtctgcgGCGCCAGTCTTATCCGCTCCGAGTTCTGCTGGGCCGCCCTCTCGGCcgccctctcgctgcccggggCCCTCTTATCAGCGACGGGGCCCTCCGACGTGCTGGAGTCCGAGTCGGAGAGTAGACAGTCAGAGCTGGAGGCACACGTACAGAAGTAAAGCCCGGATCTGCCCTCCACAGTCACAATCCCTGCGCCCCGTTTGGACCTTTAGAAGCTGCCGCTGCAGATGTAGGGTGTAGGTCCAGAGGTCCACACCTTGTCTGACATCTAGACTAAACGCGGCAAAAAGTCTCTTGGtgcttttcttctgctttaTGGCCTACGGTGTCTGGGTCCAGAAAAGGGAATTAGATCTATCAAAGCCAGATGGGCGGCTTTGTGGCATGGTGAAAACAAGATCTCGCCATCTTTTCATAGCTGAAGAACTAACAGACACGAGGTTATGTAATGAGCCAAACAAGGTTTCAATTTAAACAAAGCGAAGGGCTTCGTCTCTGAGGCTTTTCAATGCAGCAATCCTGTGCTGCGATCGCGGCACTTCACACTCTTGGCtgctctccaccaccttcagtgGGAAAACGGGGATGGTTTTCCACCAGTCCTGGAAGAGTTCTCACGATTTCCTGGCTCGTGTTAATAATCATTTCATAAAGCTGCTTTTGATAATGACAAGTCACGAAGGTAGTTTCCACAGCCTccaaagagaaggtgtgtccagactttcgGAATCTTCTGGATTACAAAAATTGGCACACTAATTAGCCACAGCTAGGAACTACGAGGAAATTTTAAACCTTCTATCAAGTCTTCCATGGTTTTGTTCTGAATTTATCGTCAATAGATTTATTTTGTAGTTCTTGTCTTgcacaatttgaatttgaaatggcTTCACATCGCGGAATCACGTGTTTCCTCATACCAAGGGGCCCCTGTAAGGACCCAGCTTCCCTCTCAGTACAAAATGTTCCATAAATCCTGCGCAAACTGTCAGGTGCCAGGACGTGGGATAATGCAGAAAACATGGATTCTTACAGCATAAGCTGTAGGTGAAAGATGGATGGATTTTTCCACCCTACCCTCtaaaagccaagagtgtgagcTTGTAAGAACATCAACTCAACGTCAACCCTGTGCAATAGGTTGAGGACTTCCATGTAGTTTCTTCATTGATCAAATGATAATTCCGGAATAATAGAGAGGAACTTTCTGACTAGAAATGTGTGAGGAGCCATAACTCAAGTCTTTATTGGGCTACGTACTGGAGATGGGAGTTCTTTGTGCCGTGGAGCAGTTCCACGGCTTGTCTCTTCCCAGAGGCTGTCTTGCATGATCCCAGCATCTGCTTCAGCTCGCTACTACTGCCGGAGTGGGAGGGGCTTCTGGGCATGCCCACCTCCACGAAGGCGTCATTGGAGCCTGGAGCACAAGGAAAACCACAAGGAACCGTCACGAGCAGTTTCATCTACGATCCGAAAAGCTGGCATGTTGGTGGCCTGTGACGAATGAAACATACTGAACTTTGCTGCCACCTACAGGACGGGCTGCAGAGTTTAACTAACGTAAAATAACGCGCACCACAAAACCGAAACTAACTTTGGGGGTCTGTACCGCTGCACAGACATGTTGCGCCATGGCCCATGATGCACCTGTCTACCAAGTTTCGTGGAGACAGGCCCAGTACTTTCTTGTCCCGTAATTATCCCGTAATTAGGCAGAACGAAGATTCCATCTCGTCTCGTATTTTGGTACCCTGTGTTCTGTATAATGGGTGATGACTaactgccgttttttttttcggtaGCATCCAATCTCGCCCTCCCAAATTATGATCTTGAAAATAACACTTTGTTCGGCCCGGCTTTCGAATGTCAACAAGCCGGTCCTGGTGCTGCCGCACCAGCTCTCGTTTCGGGGCAGGTATCGTGCAACGTAGCTCTCCGGTTCTCCAAATTGCTGCGGATGGCCTCCGGTGGAAGCCGCCGCCGTGACTGACTCGtgacttggaaaaaaaaacaaagcgcTCTAACGCAAGCGCAGCCAACTCAAACAGCCCTAAATCTACAAGGCCGCGCGGTGAGCGAGGGGGGAAAATTGCTCCGAGTGTTTTTAAGTGGAAAAGGAAAGGACAGATTAATTATTTGGAATGTGTGACAGGTTTGTGATCAAAAGGGCCCGGGTAACTAATGCGGCGTTTGAAACTGGCAACGCAAAAAGTTCCTTTGCCGTTGGCCCTTGAACATTCACCCCATAAATGTCACGAGTAACGTACACAACAGATACAAATGGGCGGTGACTGAAAGGAAAAATCGAAATAGAGCGTATCAGCGGGGCGTTGGGCACCAGGAGCTGCCAGAACTGCGGTAACATGCCATGGCACCGCGTGTATAGTCTGCGTTCTCAACGGTCGGGCACCATTCTCCCTAAAGCCATTCCCATTGCCATTGAGTTGACGGTGGGGAAAATGCTCGGTCTTGGTTGCTGGTCGTTGATCTACAGTTGATCAGTGGTCACCCGATAATTATGCGTGAAGATGTTCTATGATGCCAACGTGCTAAATGTCTGGTCGAGTCTCCGGCAagctacagccaatgagagtgcAGGACCTATGATGACGGATAATACACCAACTCGTCGCATATCAATAGAAAAATCTCCTCCAAAATGTCTTCTGACCTACAGTATCCTGGCCCTATTACGGCTAATTTcataacaaaatgaaataattcataCAGATACCGATACTCTCACTGTATAATGTATagtattgcacattttttggGGTACATTGGCTTGACACTGGGCAAATGCCTTTAAAGGTATTTATTTGTACCTTAAAGCCAAGTATCTGTACCTTTGGgtcaaaagtttttttcacttttttgtcaATTTTCTAGCATTTTGTCAATTActgtgcatttatcagacgcccttatccagggttacagggacagtctgcctgggactaagtgccttgctcaggcacatactggtagtaagtggggtttgaacctgggtctttgtggtcttctggtttataggtgagtgtattATCGcatatttatctgtttattcaggttttttattttttttatctttttggtAGGTTCTGCTTTGTGGAACAGGAAAGTTCAGGCTCCATTACCTTCATCTGGGCTGGACTTGCTGGACAGGGGTTCTGAAGGACAGTGTGCTGTAGGGTCTGGCACGGAGTCACTGTGGCTGGGATTTAGGACCTTATCAGCCAGGGCGGCTGCTGAGATTCGGCTGTAGACTGAGCTTGTGTGCTTAAACACATGAAAATATATGAATCaatgcaacaaaatgttttacaaaGTGAACATCCGAGGCTCCATGGACACGGACTGTACCTTGACGTGCCCGTTGAGAGGGGACACTGCCTTACTGCAGTCTGCGGCCCCGTTGACCTGAGTCTCTATGGGGGCCAGGCCAGGTGGAGGGGAAGGGGTGTTCTGGTTGGCCGGGACCCCTCCTCCCCACCCTCTGGACAGGAGGATGCTGGTCAGGGTAGCTGGGTGGATCATGAGCGGGGAGGAGAAACCTGAAATTTGCACAAACCACACGTGGtcaagttcattttcatttaaaacatttttcagacaccatTATcgggtagtgacagggacagtccccttcaatctgtcagtgtGTCACACTGTGCCTCAGTGCCCAATCTGGAACTGATCTTGCAAGTGCTACCGATTGGCAGTTTGGCACCCTGTccaaaaaagtcattatgatattttctgacaatggtttaaagcagaggacacattttgttgttgcactgtgtgctgtgctgtgttcacACTTTCACTTCTTAAAGAAAATCCAAAAATTTTACATGATCACTCGCATCACTTGCAATAGAATTGGCCAGATatggttttatctggtatacggttatgctaCATGTTGATGTTTAACAActtgcagtgcctttgctatggacacatgttaCCCTTACAAAAACAATTGCATATTAAATTTATCAAATTATCGAACTATATACCACATCAAACTTTATACCGCAATATATACTGTCTACCATCTATGGttatatttatattgcaatatgaatttcATGCCATGTCGCAAAGCCTTGGAAATACTCAGGGTGAAGGGACagtatgataataatggtagtcttctggttcataggcgactagcctactaggctactaccaccgtgacggaataattataatgatattACTATCTTCTGCATTATTGGCCTGCACATGGAGCTGCTGTTACCTGGTGTCCTAGATGGACAGGCGATGGAGCTGGACCAGAGCGTAGGGCTGGGCGTGGACGAGGTGGGGGTGGGTGTCGACAGGTGACTGACGGAGCTGTTCAAAGCGTTTAGAAGGGAGTTGGGGGCCGTGGAGCCGCTCATGGATGTTGTAGTGGGGCCCAGGAGACCTGAGGATGCACCAAACACTTATGACCTCATCTAGTAAGGTAATGGTTCCATTTTGTTATGGTTTGTAAGGGCCCTTAATTGACTGTCAGCTTGTTATTGAGATGCAAGTATGGACTTTTACTTGATAGAGCGACAGGGCAATACATTAGATAGGGTTGGGCGATTATACatgataacaataaaaatggctAGATAATGACAGATAACTGAAAACGGAGCCGAGGAGGGTTGGGCTTGTGCAAGCGATACGCTCAAAgaaatgatttgttgggttaacttgattcaattatgacacgtatttccacacatttgaattatgctatttgaaactaaataGACCAAACAGAAGGGTCATGTTTGCCTGCCATAATTCcgatgtgtggaaataggtgtcataattgaattaagttaagcCAACTTTGACTAGAGCGAGCAGGCTAGCGcgagtgaaagtgatgtgacgATTGATTAAAGCAAGTCAAAAACCAGGACAATTCTAAAGTCCTGGCCGGACGCAATTTCCAG is part of the Denticeps clupeoides unplaced genomic scaffold, fDenClu1.1, whole genome shotgun sequence genome and encodes:
- the LOC114772827 gene encoding protein bicaudal C homolog 1-like isoform X2; its protein translation is MEETKTQIAWPSKLKIGAKSKKDPHIKVSGKRENVKEAKEKIMSVLDTKSNRVTLKMDVSHTEHSHVIGKGGNNIKKVMEETGCHIHFPDSNRNNQAEKSNQVSIAGQPGGVEAARARIRELLPLVLMFELPVIVQMNPDPSSPAIQHIAQTYNISVTFKQRSRLYGATGVVRGSQSNAAAVKRGTAVLLEHLAGSLASAITVSTQLDIAPQHHLFIMGRNGVKHVMQRTGAQVHFPDPNSPQKKSTVYVQGTIDAVCLARQYLMGCLPLVLMFDIKEDIEVEPQYINSLMEQLDVFISIKPKPKQPSKSVIVKSVERNALSMYEARKFLLGLENSGVPAQPSNSSAPPPLSCPAIGLDILASAGLGLSSLGLLGPTTTSMSGSTAPNSLLNALNSSVSHLSTPTPTSSTPSPTLWSSSIACPSRTPGFSSPLMIHPATLTSILLSRGWGGGVPANQNTPSPPPGLAPIETQVNGAADCSKAVSPLNGHVKHTSSVYSRISAAALADKVLNPSHSDSVPDPTAHCPSEPLSSKSSPDEGSNDAFVEVGMPRSPSHSGSSSELKQMLGSCKTASGKRQAVELLHGTKNSHLHSDCLLSDSDSSTSEGPVADKRAPGSERAAERAAQQNSERIRLAPQTPFSNMQAFDYEQKKLLATKAMLKKPVVTEVRTPTNTWSGLGFSKSMPAETIKELRRANHVSYKPTMSTTYEGSPLSLSRSNSREGIGGGSDSDNWRERNGTGNGSGLPAHSEFPSPISPKRKQNKTVEHYLSSSNYMDCISSVTGSNGCSLNGSFKGSDLPELFSTLGLGKYTDVFQQQEIDLQTFLTLTDHDLKELGITTFGARRKMLLAISELNKNRRKLFEPPNIRSSFLEGGASGRLPRQFHSDIASVSGRW